The stretch of DNA TTGAACAAGCTGGTGGATGATGAGCGTATTGCGGCTGTCTGCCTCACGGGTGGTGAGAAGTCTGGTGCGGCGGTTGCGGCGCGGGCTGGTCAAAACCTGAAGAAGACGACGCTTGAACTTGGTGGTTCCGATGCGTTCATCGTGTTGGAAGATGCCGATATCGACAAGACGGTGCGCTGGGCGCTGTGGGGGCGCATGAATAATGGCGGCCAGTGTTGTGTGGCCTCCAAGCGTTTCATCGTAGTCGATTCCGTAGCGGACGAGTTCCTGAAAAAATTCCAGCAGGCGATGTCTGGTTTGAAGGGCGGCGATCCGTTCAAGGAAAGCACCACTCTGCCGCCGATGTCTTCTCAGAGTGCTGCGGATGGCCTAAAGGAGCAGGTCGAAAATGCGGTTAAGAACGGTGCGAAAGCCATTCCCTGTGGTGAAGCGCCGCCATCGCAAGGGGCGTTTGTTCAGCCGACCATTCTGACGGATATCACGCGTGAGAATCCGGCCTACTTCGAGGAATTTTTCGGTCCTGTCGCATTGTTCTTCCGCGTGAAGGACGAGAACGAAGCAATCAAGCTGGCCAACGACTCCGAGTTCGGGTTGGGTGGTTCCGTCTTTACTGGCAACGAAGAACGCGGCGCGCGTCTGGCGGCGAAGGTGAAGACCGGCATGATGTTCGTCAACCATCCGACCTGGACCTGTGCGGAATTGCCGTTCGGCGGCATTAAGAAATCTGGATTTGGCCGTGAGCTTTCCGCTTTGGGAATTGATGAGTTCGTCAATAAAAAACTGATTACGGTCGTTGATATCGACGCACCGGTAATCTGATTTAAACGGTCGTTATCGGCAGACAGGGAGTGCGGCACTCCGAAAGGAGGCCGCCTTTCTTGTGAAGTTCTGATTGCATCTTAAGTTAAAATAACCTAATTATATGGCATAATGCCAATATTAAAAGAGCGCCCTTCGGGGCGCTTTTTTTATTTTCAGGACAATATTGAATGGTTTTGGAACCAGCCTCGGGGCCACTAGCGGTGCGCCTGCTGGAAGATCGTGTGTTGAAATTGGAAACGGTGGCCGATGCCCTGGCCGATCAGCATGACGTGCTGCGGACGGAGATGCGCCGTGAGATCATGTCGCTGCGCGATCAGATGCGGGATTTGGAAAATAAAATGGAAGAGGGGAATCGGATTGTGAACAGCAAGCTTGATCGATTGTTGGGCGAACGGGCCGTCGTAACCGGATTGATTACGCTTGTGACGTCCGTGCTGGGCACGGGCGTTGTGCATATTGCGCTCTCGATGGGAACTCATTGATGGAAGGGGTGGATATCTCGCAATTCAAGCATCTGATCGTCGTGCCGACGCTTGCGGCCTTGGGATTGGGAAGCCCATCCGCCGTCAATCTGGTGACGGGAACCGCGCTTGCCGAAAGCCGGGGAGCTTATCTGCGCCAGATCAACGGTGGCCCCGCCTTAGGTTTCTGGCAAATGGAGCCTGCGACACATGATGATTGTTGGGAGAATTTCTTAAATTTTCCGGCGCAATCGCGTTTGAAGCGGGTTTTGGAAGGGATGTTGAGCAACGATCTTCCGAAATGCGCTCAACTGGTCAGCAATCTGCGATATGCGAGCGCGATGGCGCGTATTCGCTTCTATCGGGTGGGGGCGCCTTTACCGACGGCGGACGATGCTATGGAGCTGAGTCTTTATCACAAACAGCATTACAATACTTATCGTGGAGCGGCTGATCCGGCTGCGAACGCGCCGCTTTTTCGACGCGCTGTTCAAGCGTAACAGCTATTAGGGTGGCGATGCCGGGGATAGTTCTGCATCACGCTCCCGGCACCGCCACGTCTATAAACCCAAGCAATGTGACTAAAAATAGGCATAAAATAATAATTATTTTGCAAAGAATGAGTGGTTTTTCTGGAAACGCTTGTTTCCCGGTGGGTTTCGATTGGAATTTTAAAGCGGACTTACTGAGTGCTGATAATTCTTATTTAGGAAACAAGAGAATTCACTTTATTTTTCGAAACATGACGTATCATAGGATTGCCCTGAAAGTTCGTGGCGCCGGTATGGGTAAGGCGCAAACCACGATGCAGCCAGATTTCGCCATCTAATGCGCGCCACCTCTGGCAGAACGCGAAATCTTCGCTGAGATAGGTTCCGGTAGCGGGATCGATAAGGCTATCGAAAAGCGCATAAGCAAGTTCTTCGTTCGGACTGTTTTCTTGGCTTGGCGCGTCGATGCGCCGATAGCGTGTTTGCGGATAGGAGCGTATCATCTCTTGCACGGCATCCCGCCGAATGAGCATGAAGCCTGTCCCGATATAGCCGACGCGTGCAAGCGTGGTTTCGCCTGCATCTTCCAGCGCCGCACACTCCCCAACATAGCGTAAGCTGGCGGTTTCCGGCGGTTCTCCTGCGGCGATGAGTTTTCGCGTCATATCGTCCCAATAATGTGCTTTGAGTGGATATGCGCCGCCGATTACCGGCTTTTCCGCTGTAAGTAGGGCGTCGATATCTTCTGCCGTAAAACCGATATCGCCATCGACGAAGAGAAGATGCGAGGCATCGGTTTTGGTCATGAATTGATGAAGAAGCGTGTTGCGCGCACGGGTAATGAGCGCATCGTCCCCCAGTAAAGATAGGGTTAATTGCAAGCGTAGGCGATGCGCATCGGCCAGGCAGCCGATCACCGACTGCATATAGCTTTGAGTAATCAGCCCGCCGAAGCACGGGGTAGCGAGAAAAATATGCCGCATGTCATCCTGGCGATTGTGAGCAATTGCGCCCAGGATAAGGCGCAAACTTTACCAGGATCTTACTTCTTGAAGCGTTCTTACGATTCTCCCATGCCGATTTGGCTGACAAGCAAGAGATAAAACAAGAAGATGGCATCCAACCCCAGTATCATTGGCGTGAGGCGTGCGAATTGGCGCGTGACGACGAGAAGCGCCGAGTAAAGCAGAAGCCCGATGGCGAGGCTGAACATGAAATTACCGGTCAGCACGGCGATTAACAACATGACCATTGGCGTCAGCACGGCTTCGCGCGAGGCATTGGCAAGTTGTGTCAGGCCCGAGAGCATACTGAGGCCGACGAGAATGAGCACGGGGGCCGTCGCTACGGAAGGAATGATAGTGATCAGTGGCCAGAGCACGGACGAGGCGAGGAATAGCAAGCCGACGACCAACGCCGTCAGCCCTGTGCGACCGCCCGCTTCGACGCCGACGAGACTTTCGACATAGGCCGAGACGGTGCAGGTGCCGAGCGCGCTGCCGATCACACTGGCGGTGCCGTCCGCCGCAAAAGCGGCGCGGCCCAGCATGGGGCTGCCATCCGGATGGCGTAGTCCCGCCCGGTTGGCGACGCTGAACATTGTGCCGGTTGCGTCGAAGAAATCGCTGATCAGGAAATACAGAGTGATCGGCACCAAGAGGCCAAGATGGTTCATAAAATCATGGAAATCGAATGGGAACAGCAGATGTGTCGGGTAATGGGGCCAGTCCATGACTTCCTCGGGCCAGGACGTGACGGGCTTGCCATGGCTCTGCACGAAAAAACCGAGCACGGTGACGAGCAGGATAGAGATCAGCATTCCGGCTGGAACGCGCAGGATGGTCAATGCGCTGGCCGTGCCGAGTCCGAACAGCGCCAATAAAACCGCCGGATCATGAAGCGAGCCGAACCGGAAGCCTTCGGCGGACGGAACGGCCAGACCACCTGTGATCATGCCGATTCGTGCGATGAAGATGCCGATCGCGACCTGGATGCCCAACACGATGGGTTCGGGGAAAGCATGGACGATCTTTTGCCGAAGTTTCGTGACGGAAAGAAAGGTAAAGGCCAGTCCGCCGAGTAGGATGATGGTGAATGCCGTGCGGACGTTCACATGCATCTGTTGCACGACCACCTGCGCGAAAATGGCATTGCTGCTCATGGCGGGGGCAAGGGCAATCGGCATATTGGCCAGCAGCGCCATGAGCAAAGTGCCGCAGACGGCGGCGGCGATGGTCGTCATGATCATATCGTGCCGGGCCAGACCGGCGGCGGCCATGATCGCTGGGTTGACGGCCATGATATAGGCCATCGCGCCGAAGGTGGTTACACCGGCGAGAATTTCCCGACGGGGCGTCGATCCGCGTTCGGCAATGCGAAAGCGGCGCTCGAGCCAGGAAGGCGAAGTTGCGTTTGACAAAGAAAAGAACACTCCAAAAACGGCTCGATCGTTTCGGGAGTGTTCAATGAACGGAGCTTTCCGGCAAGAGTGTTAACGCGGCTTTTCGAGTTGCCATGTCAGATGGGTGCGGATAGCGGGCCATTCGGCGGCGGTAATGCTATAGACGCAACTGTCGCGGAGCGCGCCATCCGGCGTGCGTTGGTGGGCGCGCAAAATGCCGTCCAGCTTGGCGCCGAGGCGTTCGATGGCGCTGCGGCTTTCTTGGTTTAGAAAATGCGTGCGAAATTCGACGGCGGTGCACCCGAGACGATCGAAAGCATGGCTCAGGAGGAGTTTCTTCGCCTCGGTATTGAGAGCGGTGCGTCGCACGCTGGCGGCATACCATGTCGAGCCGATTTCCACGCGTGGCGTTGCCGCGTCGATATTCATGAAAGTGGTCATGCCGACGATTTTGCCGCTGGGTTGGGCAACGACAGTGAAAGGCAGCATGGTGCCGCGCTCTTGCAGCGCTAAGCGGCGGGAAATTTCCTGCTCCATCCCCTCTGGCGAGGGGGCGTTCGTGTACCAAAGTCGCCAAGCCTCACCATCGCGCGCGGCGGCCACGAGGGCGTCGTGATGAACGAGGGAGAGAGGGATGAGTTCGACGTAATCGCCGGAGAGCGTGGCCGTTTCGAAGGTCATTGAACGATTCCATAACCACCGCGCAAAGCGGGTTGGAAGGGGGCGATGCTTCCATCCGAGGGTTGAGGGAGAAGCCCGAGCAGATGCATCGTCAATGGATAGATATCAACATTGTCGAAGGGGGCGAGTTTTGCGCCGGGTGTAAAAGCAGGTCCTTGGGCGATGAAGAGCGCCGTCATGCTCGGCAGCATGTTGTCGTACCCATGCGCGCCTTTATCGGTGAAAGAGTGGGTGTCTTTGACGATCATCCATCCTTCATCGGCAAGGCATAGGAAATCCGGGACGCGCGGATTGCGGCCGTAATGCAATGCGGTGGGAATGCGATCTTTCGGCCAGCAAAATACATGAGGGCGAGGTTTGGCGAGCGCTGCCGCCAGTTCGCGTTCGTGGCCAGGGGCGGCGTCCAGACCGGCATAGGGACCGGTCGTGACGACATGCATGGAATCCGCCGGAGCCAGTGTGTCGAGCGTGATCGTGCGTTGCGGACTGATCTCCGTCATGCCGTGATCGGAGACGACGATGATATTGGCGACGACGCCGTGCATTTGCAGCCCGGCCAACAGACGGGCCATCGCTGCGTCAACTTCACGCGCGGCTGCGGCGACTTCCTCCGAATGTGGGCCGTGTTTATGACCGGCATGATCGACCGCATCGAAATAGAGCAATCCGAGCGCGGGGCGTTCACTGGGGGTGCGCTTGAACCAGGAGAGCACTGTATCCACACGTTGATCCGGCGTTTCCTTGGCGTCGAAATGGTGCCATTCGGCGGGACGGGTGTTTTGGATCGGCACATCGGTGCCAGGCCAAAACATGGAGGCGGTTCGTATGCCGTGCATTTGCGCGGTGACCCAGGTGGGCGTGGCTTCATTCCACCAGCGCGGATCGTCCAGCCTCGTTTTCTTTCCGACGTCAAAGATTTCATCGGGAATGGTGGGATCGCGCATGACATTGTCGACGATACCATGATGATCCGGCCGCAGACCGGTGACGAGCGTATAATGATTGGGAAATGTCTTGGATGGGAAGGACGGGTGCATGCCCGTCTGGACACCGTCCTGCGCCATGCGATCCAAAGTCGGTGTATTGCCCTGGTGTAAGTAATCGGGGCGGAAACCGTCGATCGAGACAAGAAGAACCGGGGGCGGCCCGAAGGAGGCGCCCGGATTGCCGGATGGATCGCTCCCGTTACAGCCTGTAAGAGCGAGAAGAACGATCAAAAGGAAGGAAAGTCGGGCCATCGTAAAAGAGTGGCAGGATGGCGCGACACGGGCAATCGTCTTTCGTATCGTGATCAGTGCTCCTTATTGAGCTTACGCTCCCATGCTTGGTGGACTTTCGCGGCGTCGGACGTATTTGTCACGTGTCCTTTTTTTGCTTTGCCGTGATGAGTGGCGGCAGGGGCGGGCGCTGCGCGAACCTGAGGGGCTCCTTTGCCGGTGGTGGCACCCGGTTTGATGCCCGAAGCAGGGCGTGTGTTAACTTCGGCCAGCGCCTGTTCGCATACGCTGCCTTTGCCGACGCCGAATTGGATGGTCGGCAGCAATACGGCAGGCGGAAAGACGACGGCGAGGGCCGCTGTGGCGGCGGCACGACCGATGATCTCCGCACCCGGCATGATGGCGGGGCTTTTGATCGGGCCGGAGATATTCACGCGTCCTGGAAAGGAGAGGACGTTGAGGCCCGTTGAGCGCGTATCGACGTGATAATCCAATGTGTCGTTACGCATATTGATGGTGCCGCCGCCGATCGTGCGGGTGTTGCTGGTTTGGAGCAGCATCGAATTGGTGCGGATGATGCCCTGGCGCAAAGGCATATCGGCGATGAAGCATTGCAGATCGGAACGCTGCGGAATGCCGAGTGCGGAGAGGATGGCGCTACCGACTTTCAGCCCCATCAGATCGGGCAGTAGCGCCGAGACGTCACCGCCATGATCGACCACCAACGTAATTCCGCCATCGCCGTTGGCGACGAGATTGGCGACGGAATTACCGGTGGAAGTGAGCGTGATATGGCCGCCGAGCGTGCCTTCTCCCTTGAACGTGCCGGTCGATTGCATCAGGCGCTGGATGGAAAGACGCGACACGTCTACGCGCAGTTTGGTTGC from Kozakia baliensis encodes:
- a CDS encoding GNAT family N-acetyltransferase: MTFETATLSGDYVELIPLSLVHHDALVAAARDGEAWRLWYTNAPSPEGMEQEISRRLALQERGTMLPFTVVAQPSGKIVGMTTFMNIDAATPRVEIGSTWYAASVRRTALNTEAKKLLLSHAFDRLGCTAVEFRTHFLNQESRSAIERLGAKLDGILRAHQRTPDGALRDSCVYSITAAEWPAIRTHLTWQLEKPR
- a CDS encoding alkaline phosphatase family protein — its product is MARLSFLLIVLLALTGCNGSDPSGNPGASFGPPPVLLVSIDGFRPDYLHQGNTPTLDRMAQDGVQTGMHPSFPSKTFPNHYTLVTGLRPDHHGIVDNVMRDPTIPDEIFDVGKKTRLDDPRWWNEATPTWVTAQMHGIRTASMFWPGTDVPIQNTRPAEWHHFDAKETPDQRVDTVLSWFKRTPSERPALGLLYFDAVDHAGHKHGPHSEEVAAAAREVDAAMARLLAGLQMHGVVANIIVVSDHGMTEISPQRTITLDTLAPADSMHVVTTGPYAGLDAAPGHERELAAALAKPRPHVFCWPKDRIPTALHYGRNPRVPDFLCLADEGWMIVKDTHSFTDKGAHGYDNMLPSMTALFIAQGPAFTPGAKLAPFDNVDIYPLTMHLLGLLPQPSDGSIAPFQPALRGGYGIVQ
- a CDS encoding NCS2 family permease, which produces MSNATSPSWLERRFRIAERGSTPRREILAGVTTFGAMAYIMAVNPAIMAAAGLARHDMIMTTIAAAVCGTLLMALLANMPIALAPAMSSNAIFAQVVVQQMHVNVRTAFTIILLGGLAFTFLSVTKLRQKIVHAFPEPIVLGIQVAIGIFIARIGMITGGLAVPSAEGFRFGSLHDPAVLLALFGLGTASALTILRVPAGMLISILLVTVLGFFVQSHGKPVTSWPEEVMDWPHYPTHLLFPFDFHDFMNHLGLLVPITLYFLISDFFDATGTMFSVANRAGLRHPDGSPMLGRAAFAADGTASVIGSALGTCTVSAYVESLVGVEAGGRTGLTALVVGLLFLASSVLWPLITIIPSVATAPVLILVGLSMLSGLTQLANASREAVLTPMVMLLIAVLTGNFMFSLAIGLLLYSALLVVTRQFARLTPMILGLDAIFLFYLLLVSQIGMGES
- a CDS encoding NAD-dependent succinate-semialdehyde dehydrogenase — translated: MAYATINPFTNEQVAEFPNSTDAEVEQALTQAVETQVRWAEESFEKRAAIVRKAAQILREKKKEHAHFLTLEMGKLFKESVAEVELSADILEYYADHAERFLAPKPLEEANKVHSLKAMVVNEPLGVILAVEPWNFPYYQLARVAGPQLMAGNTVICKHASIVPQCAKAFHDLFVEAGAPKGAWTNLFPTRDQLNKLVDDERIAAVCLTGGEKSGAAVAARAGQNLKKTTLELGGSDAFIVLEDADIDKTVRWALWGRMNNGGQCCVASKRFIVVDSVADEFLKKFQQAMSGLKGGDPFKESTTLPPMSSQSAADGLKEQVENAVKNGAKAIPCGEAPPSQGAFVQPTILTDITRENPAYFEEFFGPVALFFRVKDENEAIKLANDSEFGLGGSVFTGNEERGARLAAKVKTGMMFVNHPTWTCAELPFGGIKKSGFGRELSALGIDEFVNKKLITVVDIDAPVI